A genomic region of Leptospira terpstrae serovar Hualin str. LT 11-33 = ATCC 700639 contains the following coding sequences:
- a CDS encoding efflux RND transporter permease subunit produces the protein MNRRWVWQFRYRIFSFVLFLTLLSLFSLNNVLLGEDHVPEKMVTIQITHQWPDKTASQVEEEITKPWEQILKPISGYKQIDSISEQGNAQLNLELEKGIKSQEVVQSIRNEFLLQRHRFPQDSFSPRIRSDEVEDHYILILQKIKKSSDRNRKLLEQKIRNIKGVSSFVHYGEAEEEVLLKVRPELILGFEFPSLATIYSAIRKHNFGFSFDKLNALWFQKDFPTDPSGWSNLGIPSSFGEGLHVSSIGSVSLKKRHLHQGTRINGLSSETIVIKAGNAASLYHITNELKSIVSDTKDWILVYNSQEDFFEDLFRYLILFFFLEVIFILSPTFFGKKTNEIGIDFLSFYIAFFIFLGVCSLSAYPIGRSILFSSILWKYFLVFFPTRRVGKWIAHIFVSLSILWIFIFLHWFPQSFGISFLIHIYFLLSISFFKILFQTLLSQWILNFRIPFFKGFFYQSQQSIEPRKNPGKPIIRFLISLALIVGMILSLVSSFSFYSSQPFYGTIQMGRLEFPTFIPEQESSRITKQVEDTILQRKLTDLLVVKQNLSSATFYYRLNELGLKSGIKDLPTESGYFHILGESDTNSNRILRFSNANPNDLEKTVLGLVPWLRTIPEVEEVVLCFQPATEGLEIHAQTEFRNLASFNSEDSFRERSMELQSAIVGKMLLNNKLTDVRLFVEQDKQPDRYPMRPTKMTSGVPIFSNTFLDYKNVKTPGRIYHKNGETSLEIMVKGKVIQWKELKFKIQHFLSKDAVKLSEISPPRDLSDRYQPFFLILLIGLFLYRKKDKWLWFVQWICFLFLWKLHLSFFGNDYFLFGNVAIFLLFLILWFPRHCLEFNYQIPLVILLVLSYLLPGEGGRFFMGGFLLVLCFLYFHSKIIQKWKNFKTKFNF, from the coding sequence CGGCGATGGGTTTGGCAATTCCGTTACCGAATTTTTTCGTTTGTATTGTTTTTAACGTTACTTTCCCTATTTTCCTTGAATAACGTTTTGTTAGGTGAAGACCATGTACCTGAAAAAATGGTAACAATACAAATCACACACCAATGGCCCGATAAAACTGCCTCACAAGTTGAAGAGGAGATAACAAAGCCTTGGGAACAAATATTGAAACCTATCTCTGGTTATAAACAAATTGATTCGATCTCCGAACAAGGTAATGCGCAATTAAATCTAGAGTTAGAAAAAGGGATAAAGAGTCAGGAGGTCGTCCAATCCATTCGAAATGAATTTCTTTTGCAGAGGCATAGGTTCCCTCAAGATTCTTTTTCCCCTCGGATTCGTTCTGATGAAGTAGAAGATCATTACATTCTCATTTTGCAAAAGATAAAAAAAAGCTCTGATAGAAATAGGAAATTATTGGAACAGAAGATACGAAACATAAAGGGAGTATCTTCATTTGTCCATTATGGAGAAGCCGAAGAGGAGGTGTTATTAAAAGTTCGTCCTGAATTGATTTTGGGTTTTGAATTTCCTTCGCTAGCAACTATCTATTCTGCAATTCGAAAACATAACTTTGGATTTAGTTTTGACAAGTTAAATGCTCTATGGTTTCAAAAAGATTTCCCCACAGATCCGAGTGGATGGTCCAATCTCGGAATCCCTTCTTCTTTTGGTGAAGGACTCCATGTTTCTTCTATTGGATCTGTTTCTTTGAAAAAACGACATTTACATCAAGGAACAAGGATTAACGGATTAAGTTCGGAAACGATTGTAATTAAGGCTGGAAATGCTGCTTCTTTATACCACATAACTAACGAATTAAAATCAATTGTATCGGATACTAAGGATTGGATTTTAGTTTATAATAGTCAGGAAGATTTTTTTGAAGATTTGTTTCGATATTTGATACTTTTCTTTTTTTTAGAGGTAATTTTCATATTATCTCCAACTTTCTTTGGAAAGAAAACCAATGAAATAGGAATAGATTTTCTTTCTTTTTATATAGCTTTTTTCATTTTTTTGGGTGTATGTAGTTTGTCCGCTTACCCTATAGGTAGGTCGATTTTGTTTTCCTCTATCCTCTGGAAATATTTTTTGGTTTTTTTCCCAACTAGAAGGGTTGGGAAATGGATCGCCCATATTTTTGTTTCGTTATCTATTTTGTGGATATTTATTTTTTTGCATTGGTTTCCTCAATCTTTTGGAATCAGTTTTTTGATTCATATTTATTTTTTACTTTCAATTTCATTCTTTAAAATTCTTTTCCAAACTTTACTCTCTCAGTGGATTTTGAATTTTCGTATTCCATTTTTTAAAGGATTCTTTTATCAGTCGCAACAATCAATAGAGCCGAGAAAAAATCCAGGCAAACCAATCATTCGATTTTTGATTTCTTTAGCATTGATTGTGGGAATGATTTTGTCCTTGGTATCAAGTTTTTCATTCTATTCGTCACAACCTTTCTATGGAACCATTCAAATGGGAAGATTGGAATTTCCTACATTCATTCCCGAACAAGAATCCAGTCGGATCACAAAACAAGTAGAAGATACAATTTTGCAACGAAAATTGACAGATTTATTAGTAGTGAAACAAAACCTTTCGAGTGCAACATTTTACTATCGTTTGAATGAATTAGGTTTGAAATCCGGGATAAAAGATCTTCCAACAGAATCAGGATACTTTCATATATTGGGAGAGTCAGATACTAATTCGAATCGAATTCTTCGTTTTTCCAATGCAAATCCCAATGATTTAGAAAAAACAGTTCTAGGTTTGGTTCCATGGTTACGAACAATTCCGGAAGTAGAAGAAGTTGTTTTATGTTTCCAGCCTGCTACGGAAGGACTAGAGATTCATGCACAAACTGAATTTCGCAATTTAGCCAGTTTTAATTCGGAAGATTCTTTTCGCGAAAGATCAATGGAATTACAGTCAGCAATTGTAGGTAAAATGCTTTTGAATAATAAACTAACGGATGTTCGCCTATTTGTTGAGCAAGACAAACAACCGGATCGTTATCCAATGAGGCCAACGAAAATGACTTCAGGGGTACCAATATTCAGTAATACATTTTTGGATTACAAAAATGTCAAAACCCCTGGTAGAATTTATCATAAAAATGGTGAAACAAGTTTGGAAATTATGGTTAAAGGTAAAGTAATCCAATGGAAGGAATTAAAATTTAAAATTCAGCATTTTTTAAGTAAGGATGCAGTCAAACTTTCCGAAATAAGTCCTCCTAGAGATTTAAGTGATAGGTATCAGCCTTTCTTTTTGATTTTACTGATTGGTTTGTTTTTATATAGGAAAAAAGATAAGTGGCTTTGGTTTGTCCAATGGATTTGTTTTCTGTTTCTTTGGAAGTTACATCTTTCTTTTTTTGGTAATGACTACTTTCTTTTCGGAAACGTGGCAATCTTTTTGTTGTTTTTGATCTTATGGTTCCCTCGTCATTGTTTGGAATTTAATTATCAAATTCCGTTGGTTATTTTATTGGTATTATCTTATTTACTTCCGGGTGAAGGAGGTAGATTTTTTATGGGAGGTTTTTTATTGGTACTTTGTTTTCTGTATTTCCATTCTAAAATAATTCAAAAATGGAAAAATTTTAAAACCAAATTTAACTTTTGA